A stretch of DNA from Zonotrichia albicollis isolate bZonAlb1 chromosome 17, bZonAlb1.hap1, whole genome shotgun sequence:
aaaagtccctctccccAGGAGTCAGGATCTCTTCAGCATCCTTAGCAGAAGAGGGAAGTACCAGACCTGCACATCCTGCTCACCCTGAGCTTGTACCTCCCCTGATCTCCCTCTCTGgaccagcagagcagggctgctcaACTTCCACTGGCAGGAGCTGTCCAGTCCTGCCCTGGAACTCACCTGAGCGGGTtttgggcaggctgggggcgtACTGGATGTAATCGGGTGTTGCTATGGGCCCAATTTTGTCTCTGACTGCAAAAAAAGGAGAGATTTTCATTGTAGGGCTGAGGAGAAGCCACACATCCTTTCCATGATAAAAGGACAGAAGGGTAAgacacagagcccagctcctgggacaCCTGGCAGGGCAATGCCTGGGGACAGGAAGACCTGCAATGCCAACAGGGCCAGAAGCACATCTCCCCAACACTGAGAGTACTCATTTTTTCACTCCCTCCATCTTCCAGACTCCTCCCTAACAGCTACAACCAACACCATGACCTTGATAGAGCAAGGATTGATTCAAATTCACTCTTGGGTTCCTCCAGAGAAGAAGCTGCCATGGGTTCTGTTTGGTGTATTCAATGCTGCAGTTTGCAGGGAAACAGCTCCTTGAGAGCAGAGCACTAACACCCAGAGCACCTCCCTCAAGAAACCCCATGGTCCTCTCAGGATGTCCCAGACTGCTGCAAACAAAAGCCAGCTGAgcaccccagcccctcacagggCTGCCAGCTCCCAGAAGGCAGAGATGGCATCACATGAGCTGCCAAAGGCTGGCAGAACTAATTTTAGTCTTTGCCACCCTGCTGTGCAATCAAGAGGCACCTTGTGGCACTTGTCCACACGGCATTCCCCAGACCACAGGCAGCACCAAGCCCTAAACCCCTCCATCACCTGTGCTccccctgcctgctccccaACATTTGCCTGTTGCTACCTTGTTTTTTGAGCTCATCTGTGAGGTCCGGGGTGAACTCGTAGCCCTCTCTCAGGGTCACAAAGCAGTAGAGGCACTCTCCCTTCagggggtgggggtggctgaCCACGGCAGCCTCAGCCACTGCAGGGTGCTCCACCAGGGCTGACTCCACCTCTGCCGTGCTCAGCAAATGGCCTGCAAACAAGGGGGAGACAGAGATTTACAGGCCTGCAAACAAGGGGGACACAAATCTTTACAAGCCTGCAAACAAGGGGGACACAAATCTTTACAGGCCTGCAAACAAGGGGGGACACAGAGCTTTACAGGCCTGCAAACAAGGGGGGACACAGAGCTTTACAGGACTGCAAACAAGGGGGACACAGAGCTTTACAGGCCTGCAAACAAGGGGGTGACACAGAGCTTTACAGGCCTGCAGGAAGAGGCCTGAGGCTGTAAAAGGCCCTAAACAACAGATCTGAGAGCATCAGTTTGATGTGCTTAGGACAACAGTTGGAGTGGGAAACTCATTTCTGCAGCGCACTGAAAGCTGCCAGGTATCACCCGGCTGCAGAAGCCACCTCCCTTGGCTGCTCCCCCTCCCACCTTTAGGCTTTCTGGAACAGATCATGAACAGTTCACAGTGATTCCTTTCCAAGGCACAggctgaggaggagctggatTTAGCAAGAGGAGAGCTGCGCACATGGTCTGCTGAAGGTGCAGAGGAAGAGGCTGGATCTGCAGAGTCCAGGCTCCAGCCCAGTGCTGTGGGGAGGGGCAGTGTCACTCCACTTCttggggcaggggcacagctcagTCCTGCACACCTCTGCTCCTGTACCTGTGCTCTGACCTtcctccccagcactgctgtcacAGAAAGCCACAGCAAAGTTGTCAACTCCCAGAATGATCAGTTGGTGGAGAATCAGGCACTGCTGGTCAGGTGAAAGGATCTAATTTGATCCAGGGGCAAGTAAAGCTGCACctcagagccagcaggacaTCCCTGAAGGATACAGGCTCcaggaaaggagggagggaggtaTTAAATAGAGTACATGGAAAATTATGGGCTGAGAAGCAAGTGAATCTCAAAGACTCAGTTGAGAGAGGTGGGAGAATCTtcagagctctgagcagcctgatccAGCCTTGAGGTGAGCCCTTCATGGAGCAGCAGGTTGGATTAGCAACCCCATGGTCCTGCCCAAACTTTGTGAATTCCCTGTGGTCCTAAATCCTGCAGCAGAGGTGCCCTGGCTGGTTACAGAAGGTTCCTTCCCTCCAAGGCTTTGTCTCCAGGGAAAACGGTGCGGGAAGTCACCAAGTCACAGGTTTGTGTGTCCCTGAAATAACCCTGACCCAGAAACTGGATCCACCTTGAGGACAAGCTGCTGAGCAGAATCACAGGTGCAGAACCATCCCCTTAGAGCAGGTGGCTTTTGAAATGGATGTAGAAGTGTCACAAAGCAAGGTGTCACAAAGCATGTTGGTCCCCACTGAAGACAAAACTCCTACTTACCAGAAACATTCAACATGTCATCAATTCGCCCTGTGATCCAGTAATAACCATCTTTATCTCTTCTGCAACCTAAAAATAGCCAGAAATGAGTgtgaggcagcagtgccagccctcagagcaacCGATAAGGGATTctgagggcaggacagggcaagattccccctgctgtccccaggcccctgtgacCACAGCAGCCTGGAGCCCCTTACCATCTCCTGTCAAGTAGTAGCCAGGGAACTTCTGGAAGTAAATGGTTTCAAACTGCTGGTGCCTCCCGTAGACCGTGCGCATGATCCCTGGCCAGGGCTGCTTGAACACCTGGGGTGAGACACACAGCTGGGCAGTGAGAGCCAAAGCAACAACCCAGGCTGGCACCACAGGGAGAGACATGTCAGACAGCCATAAACAGCACTCAGACActtgctgccagtgctgctccactGGGAAAGTCTCAGCAGCTTTGGCAGGGGGAAGGAGCTTGGCTGAGCTGTTGTTCCCATCCTGCTGTCTTGCCCACATGTGCAAGTGCATTTAGTGATCAGCTGGAAAAGCTCCCATAGTTCTGGCCTTGGAGGGAGTTCCCACCACTCAAGGGTATGTGGACCAGAATTAGTGGAGGCAGAATTACAAATTTTTTAAGGTTGGAAACGTCCAACCATCACCCACATTCACTATGTCCTCAAGTGCCACCTCCACacattttttgaacacttccagggatggtgactctaccccTTCTCTGGGGCAAAAGATGTGGGTATTCTAGCAGGAATGTCCCAGAGCTCTCAGGGAATGGACAGAGGGAGGCTGGGGAAGATCAGCCCTTCCTTACCAGAAAAccttctgcttctccttccaGCTCTTGCCCCGAGTCGTTCAGGATGGCAGGGACCACACCAAAAAAGGGGAATGTCTGCCATGAGGACCAGGGAGAAAGGAGAGATGGAGGTGAATCCCTGCATTAAACCCTCATTAACCAGAGGGAGTGGGAGGCAGGGCAAGGGCAGCTTTGGAGAGCTGTGGTACATGGGGCCCACAAGTGTGGCTGCATGGGGATTGAGATTTTGGGTAGTGGCCACCTCCCCATGTGCACcactgtgcccccagcccctggcaggctcCAACcccccagccatggcacagccagggccctgctgaggctgctggggaggagaacaCGAGTACTCACGGCAGAGCCTGGCTTCGTgggggtggcagcaggaagGGGTGTCAGCATGTGGCCTCCCTGCAAAGAGAGACAAAAACCAGTGAGTTTGGGCCGTGCCAGCCCATCCCACAGCTGTGCCATCAGCTCTGGGAACAGCACATCAGGGCAGGTGTGGAGATGGGCCCTGGGAAGGATATGGCAGTGGATGGGGAATCTGGGCACAGACTTGGAGCtggtggagagaaagagaggaaggagagcagtGGCCAGAGCAGAGTTAGGAAGAGACCCTTGGGAGAAGAAGGTTTCTCCTTTTGGAGCTTGCTTGAGTTCCAGGATAGGAAGAGAAGGAGCACATTAAGAGTTTCCTGGGCAGGCCAAACAAACAGACCCCACAGACTCCAAACCCCACAAAGGGAAAGCTGCAAGGGAGCACAAGGGACAGAGAGgtgccagggacagccaggcaggACTCACCGTCTCTGTCTGCCAGAAGGTGTCCACAATGGGGCACCTCTCCTCTCCCACCACACGGTGGTACCACAGCCAGGCCTCGGGGTTGATGGGCTCACCCACGGTCCCCAGCACCTTCAGGGACTTCcggctgtgcctgcagagaggaGGTGGCCGGCAGGGGCTCAGCAGGCTATGGAGCTGAGAGCCTgctgcacagcagagcctgtAGGAACCCCTGGGCTGCCCAAAATGCACCTTCCACGTACAGGTCAGAGATTTCTCAGCACTCTTCCacaggggaagagaggagaccTGGGTCATTTTGGCATCTGCTGTGCAAAGCCAACATCCTCCTTCCCCTGGGACTGGCACTCACTTTTTGACAGGCTCCTCGCCATACTTCATCAGCATCCGGATGGCCGTGGGTGCTGTGTAGAATTTGGTCACCTTGTACTTGTCAACGACGCTCCACATCCTGCCAACATCTGGGTAGGTGGGGACGCCTTCAAACTGAGGAGACAGAGCAGCGACACAGCTGTTCCTCACTGCTCCCCACCTGCAGCACCTGCCCAAGCAGGAGGAGCCAAAGAGCAGCTGGACCCCCAGCATGTCCCTATAGGGGTACACAGTGAAACCAGCCCGGGCCAAGAACCCCCTCACTGGGCAGATGTCATCCCCCCTCACCCTGGCAGATGTCCCCTGACAGCCCCTTGCAGCACAGGCACTTGGGTGGccaccacagtgacacagtCCCACCAGCCCAACTGACCCTGCCCACGTGGCAAAGGGCAAGAGGTCCAAACACTGAGACAGAATCACAACCCAAAGCACCAAGAACTCCCAAAGGCCTCCCCCAACATAACAGTGATTTTCCTGCTTGCATTTCCCTGGGGATTCTTGAGCAGAGGTCTCTGGCTCCCTGATCTGTTACACTGCCAATAGAGATACAGGCACAGGAGTTAGACAACAAGTTGTCAAATTAGCATCAGCAGGGAAAATATCACTCCCTGATTGAGTTTTTGCATTAAGTCAGAGCAGCACTGACTCCATCGGTACACAAGGCTTGTACTTTTATGGGAAAGAAACAGGGGAGCAGTTTGAAACAGTTTGAAAAACTACAAAAATTTCTGTAGTTTGAAAAGCCCACACACAAACTACTCCCCCGAGAAGTCATCATAGAGCACCACCCTTGCTCACAGAGCCCTACACACCATCACAGAGCAATGCAgggtgcagctcagcaccaccaCCTCCCTTTTGCTGGAGTGACAGcagccaggggcacagggcactcACCAACACGCCGGTGGCCCCGTTGGCCAGGGGGCCGTAGGTGATGTAGGAATGGCCTGTTATCCATCCAATGTCAGCTGTGCACCAGTACACGTCCTCAGGTTGGTAATCAAACACGTATTTAAAGGAGGTGGCAGCAAAAATCATGTATCCACCCATGGTGTGCAGCACACCCTGCAAGGAGAAGGCACAGCAATGTCAGGGTGAGCTCCCACCAGCACCCTCACCCTGCCAGGCCCAGCTGAGCATCGCTGCCTCcaacagcagctgagcaggaatcaccagcacagcccctttCTGAGACCTCTGTGGCTCCTCTTCCTGCTGGGGCCTCCCAGCACCCCCCACACCAGTTCCCCCAGCTGAGgggtccccagggctcaggctgccccgtgcagggagctgggagcacacCTTGGGTTTTCCAGTGGAGCCGCTCGTGTAGAGGATGAAGAGCCCGTCCTCGGCGTCGCACCACTCCGGCTCACACTCTGTGCTGGCACCAGACATCAGCTCATGCCACCACGTGTCTAAGGCTGGGTTCCAGGGGGTCTGAGGAAGGCACAAGGTTGGGAACAGGCTTGTCCAAAAACAAGAAAGGGGGAATGAGGAGCACAGCCCAAACCTTGCCCCTGTCACAGGCCATTGAGGGGGAtgttcacagcacagcctgctACAAACCATgcacctgagctgcagctcccactccCAAAGCTCCTTTGGACAGCTCACAGCCACAAGGAAACCTTCAAACACAGTCTGGCTGCAAGGCCGTGTCTGAAGCAGTGTCCAGACCACAGGTGATGGTGGTGAATCCCcgtgggtggcagcagcagccaggagaggctggcagcagctgctctgggctggtccCACTGccaggctcctcctgccctgtgctgcagtgctACAGCCAAGCAGCAAGCACAGCCACCTGTCCCACACACCTTGTGAGGACCCTGATGGCAGCACGGCCTGAGTTgaacagcagcactgtgggCTCACACTGCTTGGCCCTGCAGGCCACCCAAAATATCTGTTCTCTGATATGTTAGGTAATAACTACCCAGGTAAGAAGTGACTGCACCAATGCAGAGCCATCCAGCACTGCTGACTGAAGATGCCAGAGCTGTGACAGTGCCACCAAGCCTGTGGCTGATGGGCAGAGGGCACCCTGAGGGCTGTTCTGGCTCCCCACCTCTCCAGAGTGGTGGCACAGCTCAGGACAAGACTTAACTTCCCCTGACCTTCTCACCTTTCCTCAGAGAAGCCTGGGGGAAGCTGTGCAGGGaacaagccccagcctcagctcaGACCTCCACTTCTCACATCTCTTGTGAGGGCAGGACCTGACCCAGAGCCCTGCACATTTCCTCCTCACAAAGCCAGGCTcaccacagctccctcagctggggtgcacagagagcagccccatgcTGACTCTCTGCAGCCCTAAAGATGTTCATGAGACATCTGGAGGCACTGGGACCCCACAGCTCCCACACATGTGGGCAGGGCACACCAGCTGCTTGACAGTTTGGCACAACTGAGCCCACTTGGAAAGCTTTCATGGACCCTCAGGCTCCTGGTTTTACCTGGCAAAGCAATTTCCACAATTCTGTCCCACAAGCAAGCTCCCAGCAAGGCA
This window harbors:
- the ACSS2 gene encoding acetyl-coenzyme A synthetase, cytoplasmic isoform X1, with translation MGLPGEKALVYPPRPELLPAAHIPSLSHYQRMYQRSVEEPHEFWGDIAKEFYWKSQPTGPFLKYNFDVTKGKIFIEWMKGATTNICYNVLDRNVNDKKLGDKIAFYWEGNEPGDSAKITYQELLHKVCQFANVLRSQGLKKGDRVSIYLPMIVELVVAMLACARIGALHSIVFAGFSADSLCERILDSSCSLLITADAFYRGDKLVNLKQIADEAIQKCVDKGFSLKKCIVVKHLCREEIGAAGTCSKSPPQKKLCQEVQGKKTESSKRLRPKTPWNPALDTWWHELMSGASTECEPEWCDAEDGLFILYTSGSTGKPKGVLHTMGGYMIFAATSFKYVFDYQPEDVYWCTADIGWITGHSYITYGPLANGATGVLFEGVPTYPDVGRMWSVVDKYKVTKFYTAPTAIRMLMKYGEEPVKKHSRKSLKVLGTVGEPINPEAWLWYHRVVGEERCPIVDTFWQTETGGHMLTPLPAATPTKPGSATFPFFGVVPAILNDSGQELEGEAEGFLVFKQPWPGIMRTVYGRHQQFETIYFQKFPGYYLTGDGCRRDKDGYYWITGRIDDMLNVSGHLLSTAEVESALVEHPAVAEAAVVSHPHPLKGECLYCFVTLREGYEFTPDLTDELKKQVRDKIGPIATPDYIQYAPSLPKTRSGKITRRILRKIAKDDHELGDISTLADPGVITQLFNSRCDTVPAGAAGPVPAQ
- the ACSS2 gene encoding acetyl-coenzyme A synthetase, cytoplasmic isoform X2 yields the protein MGLPGEKALVYPPRPELLPAAHIPSLSHYQRMYQRSVEEPHEFWGDIAKEFYWKSQPTGPFLKYNFDVTKGKIFIEWMKGATTNICYNVLDRNVNDKKLGDKIAFYWEGNEPGDSAKITYQELLHKVCQFANVLRSQGLKKGDRVSIYLPMIVELVVAMLACARIGALHSIVFAGFSADSLCERILDSSCSLLITADAFYRGDKLVNLKQIADEAIQKCVDKGFSLKKCIVVKHLCREEIGAAGTCSKSPPQKKLCQEVQTPWNPALDTWWHELMSGASTECEPEWCDAEDGLFILYTSGSTGKPKGVLHTMGGYMIFAATSFKYVFDYQPEDVYWCTADIGWITGHSYITYGPLANGATGVLFEGVPTYPDVGRMWSVVDKYKVTKFYTAPTAIRMLMKYGEEPVKKHSRKSLKVLGTVGEPINPEAWLWYHRVVGEERCPIVDTFWQTETGGHMLTPLPAATPTKPGSATFPFFGVVPAILNDSGQELEGEAEGFLVFKQPWPGIMRTVYGRHQQFETIYFQKFPGYYLTGDGCRRDKDGYYWITGRIDDMLNVSGHLLSTAEVESALVEHPAVAEAAVVSHPHPLKGECLYCFVTLREGYEFTPDLTDELKKQVRDKIGPIATPDYIQYAPSLPKTRSGKITRRILRKIAKDDHELGDISTLADPGVITQLFNSRCDTVPAGAAGPVPAQ